The following proteins come from a genomic window of Thermoproteus sp.:
- a CDS encoding DUF87 domain-containing protein, translated as MRKLAKNWYDLSLYALAGSLAGVLYSPAAFVFTGAVLWALGDKIFARLSPEPIEPRRVEKALGDLKAAYDPDAKCWHFLWRAEPLVSALGAESYPEIHKLINALALAPNEAFSFIMLEKKYIRFTTCGVSDNDAMRRALEIEKAITTQYTLKREEPWLGTRKPPAERPFWIVLGAVLAIGFLAKALPFAIPVAALAYYKWHKFKRRYSYTVLPFEAYAASFEGFYQSPSIVDRIAATEAMSFSRAQKYWAVVITPAPDHVMIKKFSKYYESVREKGHIYVKMRRYAEALERIQRGEKFLYLMAFGESAYRGSTTQLKRAPGVAGAMFWKLDHWKEAFSFDLARFPILYGGMHLETERRYINLGVEHISGRDVVVDIDSLPAPHVLVFGGSGMGKSKTMAWLIQQLRDKGVKIAIIDPHGDYRCVAEELGLRRIPQNLIPPLDRAALAKIAVEFGFGRTEEALKELGFEVGMDPPAEYHISLLGMDPVRQSFAVTAWTLYELNRAKDRRSEKLERVLVVDEAYLAKGPVHEMLEFMSRGARKFGLAVFLITQLPMDVPKSLVDMAAVKLVLGGSSEYIADAAAYLNLTREDVSWINSARAPRESGGVVRAVASLAPGALKHHVEIQLPMEVFQCT; from the coding sequence ATGAGGAAGCTCGCCAAGAATTGGTACGACCTCTCGCTTTACGCCCTCGCCGGCTCGCTGGCGGGCGTCCTCTACAGCCCCGCCGCGTTTGTATTCACCGGGGCAGTCCTCTGGGCTCTTGGGGATAAGATATTCGCCCGCTTGTCGCCGGAGCCCATCGAGCCTAGACGTGTGGAGAAGGCTCTGGGAGACCTCAAGGCCGCCTACGACCCGGACGCCAAGTGCTGGCACTTCCTCTGGAGGGCGGAGCCCCTTGTCAGCGCTCTGGGCGCCGAAAGCTACCCCGAAATACACAAGCTGATCAACGCCTTGGCGCTGGCGCCGAATGAGGCGTTTTCTTTTATCATGTTGGAGAAGAAGTACATTAGGTTTACCACATGCGGCGTCTCCGACAACGACGCCATGCGCAGAGCACTTGAAATAGAAAAGGCCATAACGACGCAGTATACGCTAAAGAGAGAAGAGCCGTGGCTCGGCACGCGCAAGCCGCCGGCGGAGAGGCCCTTCTGGATTGTGCTGGGGGCCGTGCTCGCAATAGGCTTCCTGGCCAAAGCCCTCCCGTTCGCCATACCCGTCGCGGCCCTGGCATACTACAAATGGCACAAGTTCAAACGCCGCTACTCATATACGGTGCTCCCATTTGAAGCGTATGCGGCCTCCTTCGAGGGCTTCTACCAGTCGCCGTCGATTGTGGACCGCATTGCCGCCACGGAGGCCATGTCCTTCTCGCGGGCTCAGAAGTATTGGGCCGTTGTAATAACGCCGGCGCCGGACCACGTCATGATCAAGAAGTTCTCTAAGTACTACGAGTCTGTGAGGGAGAAAGGCCATATCTACGTCAAGATGAGGAGATACGCCGAGGCTTTAGAGAGGATTCAGAGAGGCGAGAAGTTCCTCTACCTCATGGCCTTCGGCGAAAGCGCATACCGCGGCTCGACGACACAGTTGAAGAGGGCGCCGGGGGTGGCCGGCGCCATGTTTTGGAAGTTAGACCACTGGAAAGAGGCCTTCTCCTTCGACCTGGCTAGATTCCCCATCCTATACGGCGGGATGCACTTGGAGACGGAACGGCGCTACATCAACCTCGGCGTGGAGCACATATCCGGCAGAGACGTCGTTGTGGACATAGACTCACTGCCGGCGCCCCACGTCCTCGTGTTCGGCGGTAGCGGCATGGGCAAGTCCAAGACCATGGCGTGGCTTATCCAGCAACTGAGGGACAAGGGGGTCAAGATCGCAATAATCGACCCCCACGGGGACTACCGTTGTGTGGCTGAGGAGCTGGGCCTTAGGAGAATCCCGCAGAATTTGATACCGCCTCTAGACAGAGCCGCTCTTGCAAAAATCGCCGTGGAGTTCGGCTTCGGCAGGACTGAAGAAGCCCTCAAGGAGCTGGGCTTCGAGGTGGGCATGGACCCGCCGGCGGAGTACCACATCTCGCTGTTGGGCATGGACCCAGTGCGCCAGAGCTTCGCAGTGACGGCGTGGACGCTGTACGAGTTGAATAGAGCGAAGGACAGAAGGTCCGAGAAGCTGGAGAGAGTCCTCGTGGTGGACGAGGCGTATCTGGCCAAAGGCCCCGTCCACGAGATGCTTGAGTTCATGTCGAGGGGAGCGCGTAAGTTCGGCCTCGCCGTCTTCTTGATAACGCAGTTGCCCATGGACGTGCCTAAGTCTCTCGTGGATATGGCGGCTGTGAAGTTGGTGTTGGGCGGCTCTAGTGAGTACATTGCGGACGCCGCGGCGTATTTGAACTTGACGCGTGAGGACGTGTCTTGGATAAACTCGGCGAGGGCGCCCAGAGAGAGCGGAGGCGTGGTGAGAGCCGTCGCGTCGCTTGCCCCCGGCGCCCTGAAACACCACGTGGAGATACAGCTACCAATGGAGGTCTTCCAGTGCACATGA
- a CDS encoding AAA family ATPase yields the protein MRAELFYYLVTAAEGNALVTGLPGSGKTTLVRKALRYVPPSHSVVVIDSAGDFQGHCDYYYAYPVNPLDLPPMAVVEILEESLRATYGEYGYVWTPAMSELLLLTVERGAKSLKDVYDKVLEAAPSYMTDTALAVRRRLLHFLRQFERTEVPLEQGKSTCIDVTRLDRVARVAYVLTLLELQRRAQNVIYVIDEAHRFVSTYYPLLIDHLRTGRHQQRFFVLLSHSPREFARHMGYVKVWVRFAEFDVDARNERQWHPSVAYVTVYAASRRSAEALAKLGVPLRGAKAEFTLEVTP from the coding sequence GTGAGGGCCGAGCTGTTCTACTACCTAGTCACGGCGGCTGAGGGCAATGCGTTGGTGACAGGTCTGCCGGGGTCGGGCAAAACCACATTGGTGAGAAAGGCACTGAGGTACGTGCCTCCTTCCCACTCAGTTGTCGTCATCGACTCGGCCGGCGACTTCCAGGGCCACTGCGACTACTACTACGCCTATCCCGTAAACCCGTTGGACCTCCCGCCCATGGCCGTGGTGGAGATTTTGGAGGAGTCGCTGAGGGCGACGTATGGGGAGTACGGCTACGTCTGGACGCCGGCCATGTCTGAGCTCTTGTTGCTGACAGTCGAGAGGGGCGCCAAGTCGCTTAAAGACGTCTACGACAAGGTTTTGGAGGCGGCCCCCTCCTATATGACGGACACCGCCCTCGCCGTTAGGCGCCGCCTTTTGCATTTCCTTAGACAGTTCGAGAGGACTGAAGTCCCTCTAGAACAGGGCAAGTCCACTTGCATCGACGTCACCCGCCTAGACCGCGTGGCGAGGGTTGCGTACGTGCTCACGCTGTTGGAGCTCCAGCGCAGGGCGCAGAACGTCATATACGTCATCGACGAGGCGCACCGCTTCGTCTCGACGTACTACCCCCTTTTGATAGACCACCTTAGGACCGGCCGCCACCAACAACGGTTCTTCGTCTTGTTGTCGCACAGCCCTCGCGAATTCGCGAGGCATATGGGCTACGTCAAGGTCTGGGTCAGATTCGCCGAGTTCGACGTAGACGCGCGAAACGAGAGGCAGTGGCACCCCTCCGTCGCCTACGTGACCGTATATGCCGCCTCCCGCAGAAGCGCAGAGGCCTTGGCGAAGCTGGGAGTGCCCCTCCGTGGAGCAAAGGCCGAATTCACGCTTGAAGTCACCCCGTGA